A window of the Streptomyces albireticuli genome harbors these coding sequences:
- a CDS encoding cellulose-binding protein gives MERALAEYARRRDDAWERAARLTVLAREMEDEVARLAQVVAQLPPQTYEQLGHRAQGLLFTAQAEATGLRERAEAASAELMDAAEGHARAVRDAAHEHAVAVRAEAEEWARRALEAAEAVADDVAAVARREVKERREEALAALKEMRQRTAAVLADQEKGHAERWETAGREIAEREAALDVRIAAMEEYARNALAEAQRRYAEAEEAARHGQEDAEAQGTALISHARVREERVARDTERVLREHDERREELRAHMAHVRHSLAALTGKPVAEDLGAGEL, from the coding sequence GTGGAGCGCGCCCTCGCCGAGTACGCGCGCCGACGGGACGACGCGTGGGAGCGCGCCGCCCGGCTGACCGTGCTCGCGCGCGAGATGGAGGACGAGGTCGCGCGCCTCGCGCAAGTCGTGGCCCAGCTTCCACCGCAGACCTACGAGCAGCTCGGGCACCGCGCCCAGGGGCTGCTGTTCACGGCGCAGGCCGAGGCGACGGGGCTGCGGGAGCGCGCGGAGGCGGCGTCCGCCGAGCTGATGGACGCGGCGGAGGGCCACGCGCGCGCGGTGCGGGACGCCGCGCACGAGCACGCGGTGGCCGTGCGCGCCGAGGCGGAGGAGTGGGCGCGCCGGGCCCTGGAGGCGGCCGAGGCCGTCGCCGACGACGTGGCGGCCGTGGCGCGCCGCGAGGTGAAGGAGCGCCGCGAGGAGGCCCTCGCGGCGCTGAAGGAGATGCGGCAGCGGACGGCGGCGGTCCTCGCGGACCAGGAGAAGGGCCACGCGGAGCGCTGGGAGACCGCGGGCCGTGAGATCGCCGAGCGCGAGGCGGCGCTGGACGTGCGGATCGCCGCGATGGAGGAGTACGCGCGCAACGCCCTGGCCGAGGCGCAGCGGCGCTACGCGGAGGCCGAGGAGGCCGCGCGGCACGGCCAGGAGGACGCGGAGGCGCAGGGCACGGCCCTTATCTCGCACGCGCGGGTGCGCGAGGAGCGGGTGGCCCGGGACACCGAGCGGGTGCTGCGGGAGCACGACGAGCGGAGGGAGGAGCTGCGGGCGCACATGGCGCACGTGCGGCACAGCCTCGCGGCGCTGACGGGGAAGCCGGTCGCGGAGGACCTGGGCGCGGGGGAGCTGTGA
- a CDS encoding lytic transglycosylase domain-containing protein — protein MKILRTRAASVSRQGLCTALLVASLTAAVGVSPPHNIADADDTKPGPDNPQGLPHGTPNLTLPDLKPRSPGPLPPPNQRVDGSDAASGIPATALDAYRKAAQAMRTDRPDCHIPWELIAGIGKVESHHGTMEGRQLLSDGRSDRKILGPRLTGGQFATVRDTDHGRYDDDTEYDRAVGPTQFIPSTWESFASDGNGDGVKDPNNIYDAALGTARYLCAEGRDMNKPEDLDRAILRYNPSREYVTAVLAWMRKYQSGDVAELPGLPGGGSPQRPAPSGSTPGNRPTPTPPDRKPGNTPGGSGGGSTGPAKPAPQKPTPQKPEPQKPTPQKPDPQKPDPQKPTPGKPAPVAHLDRYETAEEWQTTEGATFKERARVRATDRTGKPVAGIQVTFEIIGKTDAYFPSGTKATKVTKVTLPTGKDGVASAPQVVAGDRSGNFPVRATVDVRNVDPVDFYATVVAPHADTLTQVGNEKFTATPNGFFTDRLTVVARKKDGTAVNHLRLTATVTTPDGKTDVTSGPYFKGADGKPTRTLDLGRTAADGTLTLPELFTDKNTGAYALRLTAADGTGLVVHLNVEQKPEGGKEKDGKASPSPSTPATTPSATPTKKAGATS, from the coding sequence GTGAAGATACTCCGTACCCGCGCTGCCAGCGTTTCCCGGCAGGGCCTGTGCACAGCCCTGCTCGTCGCCAGCCTGACCGCCGCCGTCGGCGTCAGCCCCCCGCACAACATCGCCGACGCCGACGACACCAAGCCCGGCCCGGACAACCCCCAGGGTCTGCCGCACGGCACGCCCAACCTCACGCTGCCGGACCTCAAGCCCCGCTCCCCGGGCCCGCTGCCCCCGCCGAACCAGAGGGTCGACGGTTCGGACGCCGCCTCGGGCATCCCCGCGACGGCCCTGGACGCCTACCGGAAGGCGGCCCAGGCCATGCGGACCGACCGGCCGGACTGCCACATCCCCTGGGAGCTCATCGCCGGCATCGGCAAGGTCGAGTCGCACCACGGCACGATGGAGGGCAGACAGCTGCTCTCCGACGGCCGCAGCGACCGGAAGATCCTCGGTCCCCGGCTGACGGGCGGGCAGTTCGCCACGGTCCGCGACACCGACCACGGGCGCTACGACGACGACACCGAGTACGACCGGGCCGTCGGCCCCACCCAGTTCATCCCCTCCACCTGGGAGAGCTTCGCCTCCGACGGCAACGGCGACGGCGTCAAGGACCCCAACAACATCTACGACGCCGCCCTCGGCACCGCGCGCTACCTCTGCGCCGAGGGCCGGGACATGAACAAGCCGGAGGACCTCGACCGGGCCATCCTCCGCTACAACCCCTCCCGCGAGTACGTCACCGCCGTCCTCGCCTGGATGCGGAAGTACCAGTCCGGCGACGTCGCCGAGCTGCCGGGCCTGCCCGGCGGCGGCAGCCCGCAGCGCCCCGCGCCCTCCGGCAGCACCCCGGGCAACCGGCCCACGCCGACCCCGCCGGACCGGAAGCCGGGGAACACCCCGGGCGGCTCCGGCGGCGGCTCCACGGGGCCGGCGAAGCCCGCGCCGCAGAAGCCGACGCCTCAGAAACCCGAACCTCAGAAGCCGACGCCTCAGAAGCCCGATCCGCAGAAGCCCGATCCGCAGAAGCCGACTCCCGGGAAGCCGGCGCCCGTCGCCCACCTCGACCGCTACGAGACCGCCGAGGAGTGGCAAACCACCGAGGGCGCGACCTTCAAGGAGCGGGCCCGTGTACGGGCCACTGACCGCACGGGCAAGCCGGTCGCCGGCATCCAGGTGACCTTCGAGATCATCGGGAAGACCGACGCCTACTTCCCGAGCGGCACCAAGGCGACCAAGGTCACCAAGGTCACGCTCCCCACCGGCAAGGACGGCGTCGCCTCCGCACCGCAGGTCGTCGCGGGCGACCGGTCCGGCAACTTCCCCGTTCGGGCCACCGTCGACGTCCGGAACGTCGACCCCGTCGACTTCTACGCCACGGTCGTGGCCCCGCACGCCGACACCCTCACGCAGGTCGGCAACGAGAAGTTCACGGCTACCCCGAACGGCTTCTTCACCGATCGCCTGACGGTCGTCGCTCGGAAGAAGGACGGCACGGCCGTCAACCACCTCCGCCTGACCGCCACGGTCACCACCCCCGACGGCAAGACGGACGTGACCTCCGGCCCGTACTTCAAGGGCGCCGACGGGAAGCCCACCCGCACACTCGACCTCGGCCGGACCGCCGCGGACGGGACGCTCACCCTGCCCGAGCTGTTCACGGACAAGAACACGGGGGCGTACGCGCTGCGGCTGACGGCGGCCGACGGCACGGGCCTGGTGGTCCACCTGAACGTGGAGCAGAAGCCGGAGGGCGGGAAGGAGAAGGACGGCAAGGCGAGTCCCTCACCGTCCACGCCGGCCACCACCCCGTCGGCCACGCCGACGAAGAAGGCGGGCGCCACGTCGTGA